CTAAAAAATTAATAGTGGCTTTAATAATGAAAACAATAGGATTATTAGGTGGTATGAGTTGGGAAAGTACTGCTTTATATTATAAACAAATAAATGAAGAGATAAAAAATAAATTAGGCTCTTTGCACTCAGCAAAAATAGTTATTTATAGTGTTGATTTTGATGAAATTGAAAAATTACAACATAGGGCAGAGTGGGATAAAACAGCTGAGATTTTATCTGTTGCTGCTCAAAATATAGAAAAGGCAAGTGCTGATTTTCTATTGATTTGTACAAATACTATGCATAAAGTTGCACCTCAAATTCAAAAGAATATAAATATACCAATAGTTCATATTGCTGATGCAACTGCAAAGGTTTTGCAAAAAGATATTATAAAAAAAGTAGGATTATTAGGAACAGCTTTTACTATGAGAGAAGATTTTTATAAAAATAAAATCAGTGAAAACTTTGGCATAGAAGTTCTTGTCCCAAATGAAGAAGATATAAAAATTGTACATAAAATCATATATGAAGAGTTGTGTCTTGGTATTGTAAGAGAAGAATCAAAAAAAGAGTATTTAAAAATTATTGATAAATTAGTTAGTAATGGGGCAGAGGGAATAATACTTGGATGTACAGAAATATGTATGTTGATTACATCAAAAGATACTGACGTAAAACTTTATGATACTACTAAAATACATGCATTAGAAGCTGTAAATTTAGCTTTAAATTAAATAGGAGAAAATATGAATAAAATAATATCAAAAATCCTTTCTTTGAAAATAGGTAAAGGAAAAGAGTTAAAAAATAAAGAAAAAGTAATACAATCAGCCATAAATAAAACAACTGTAGAAGAGGCATATCTCACAAATATAGGCTTTAAAGGTGATGACCAAGTTCATAAAGAGTATCATGGTGGACCAAACAAAGCAGTACTTTTTTACTCTTCTTTGACATATGATAAAGTAAATGAAGTATTAAATATAAATTTAGACTATAAAGATATCTCACCTTTGGGTGAAAATTTACTTGTATCAGATATTACTGAAGATGATATTTGTGTGGGAGATATTTTAAAGCTAGGTGAAGCTGTTATTCAAGTAACACAACCAAGAGAACCTTGTAATGTATTAAATATAAATACAAAAACAAAAGAGATGTTAAAAACTGTAATTAAATATGGATATACAGGTTGGTATGCAAAAGTTTTAGAAGAGGGGATTGTAAAACAAACTGATAGTGTAGAACTTGTTGAAAGAATATACCCAAATCTAACAATTAAAAAGTTAAACGAAGCAAAAGCAAATCCAAAAGAAAATCTTGATTTTATACAAGAAGCTGTATCTTGTGAAGTATTAGGAGCACCTTTTAAAAAGGCTTTAGAAAAACATTTAGGATAAAATAGTTTTAAACTATTTTATCTACTTCATAATCATAACAATCTTTTATATTGCTATATTGAAAATCTTTATATTTACTTGAAATAATCTCATAATTGAGTCTTGATAATTCTTCATTGAGACTAGTTTTTGAAAAGTCCATTGAAAGTAATTTGGGGAAATTCTCAATTATATTTCCAATAGTTGTAATACTATCAAAACTATTTGGGTCAAAAGGGACTTTGCTTTTTTTACTCATAAATATCCTTATTTGTAGTATATTTATTTAGTATGCATTTTTCATTCTTTTGATTTCAATCTAGCCTTTAATTCTTTTGCTGCTAGAGCATAACCACCGTTTGAACTATCTACAAAGTGAATATGTTTACCATGTCTTTCAAAAATAAGACAAGTCATAAGTGCAGAATCTGACTTATGTATTCCATATACTAAATTGCCATTTTGAAACTCTTGTTCTAAATACTCTTCAAGCTTTTTTGTTTGCATTTTATCAGTAGAAATTACCATTCTAAGCATATCATCAAACTTTTCTGTATCGGTTGTTCTTATAACTCTATTTTTATAATCACTCCATTGTCCCTTGGAATATTTCATAAGAAGAACTCCAAGTAGATTTTCAATAAGTAATTGTAGGATTAAAAAAAATCTAGAAAAAATATTTGAAGCAAAAACTGAAGCTTCTGCATTTAAAACCATAGGATTAAAAGAGATAACAAGTTGATTTATCTCTTTTATAGGATTTCTTTGTACATAAGAACCTGCTATTTCATCTATCTTATTTAAAGTATTTTGATAAATTTCATTTGATTTTTCAGGATTTGTACTTTTGATTAATAACGAACTTGTTTCATCTTTGGGACTTTTTATATCTTCCCAACGACACTCTAATCCAACAAAATCAGCAGTATAGTTAAAAGTAAAGTTTTCCTCTATTTTAAAAGTTTTGTATTCATTTTTTAGCAAGTATTCTGCAAGTTCTAGACCATTTCCTCTAACTATTGCTTGTGTAAAATCTTTAGTAACCTTGAATTTTGTGACTTCTATAAATGAACCTCTTTTTTTAATCTCTTTTATACTAATAATTCCTACTCTTAAGTCCAAGTCAAATGCTTCTTTTGCTTTTTGGGCAGTTTGTAGTAAAACAACTTTTGCTTTATCTACTAAAGTAGGGGGTATGATTAAACTTGCTCCATCTCCTCCAAATATATATGGAAACTCTAAACTCTTATCTATATTTAATATACCAATAATAGTAAGTGCAGCTACAAAATTTACTTTTTTGTACATACCTTCTTCTATAGATTTTGTAGAGTCAACAATATCAGAGACTAATACAAACCAATCATCTGGAACTTTATGATAATTATCATTATTCATAATAAAAGAGAAATCTTTTATCTCTTTTATTTCCCTATAAAAAGTATTTGTGCTCATATCATCTATTTACAAAGACTTGTTTTACATTGATCATCACTGGTTACTTTACCACACTCTTCAACATACGATATTCCCCACTTGTACATTTCTTCTAATACTGGTTTTAGTCTTTTACCACATTCTGTTAGGCTATATACTACTTTTGGAGGAACTTCTGCATATACTTCTCTATGTATAATTTTTTTTTCTTCCAATTCTTTTAATTTTATAGTTAATGTTTTTTGAGTTATTTCACATACAGTTTCATGTAAGTCTTTAAATCTCATGTCACCATCTAATAAATGCCAAATTATTCCTAATTTCCATCTGTCATTAAATATGTCAAGAGTTACTGAAACTGAACATTTATACTCTTTGTCATTTATATAATACATCTTAAATCCTTTTCATAATTTAATTATAACATAAAGTTTATAAATTACTATTACTTTACTTTAGGTAAGTAAGAGTAATTTAAGTTTACTGGGTATATAATTCTCATAATTAAAAGGAGATTTATGAATATTCATAAAGTTTCTACATTTTCTAATGAAAACAGTGGAGAAAATTTAATTAATGATTTAACTACTATTGAAATAGGAAAAGAAGAGAATAACTCAAAATATTATATTGCTTTATTTGTAGCAATGGTTTCATGGGGAATAGCTTGGACAGCAAGTAAATCTGCAACAATACATTCAAATCCAGAAATTGCTGCTTTTTGGAGATATGCAATATCTTTAGTAAGTATTATTCCTATCATGTTGTATATGAAAATATCTCTAAAAACAGATAAAGTAGGTATATTTTATATGATTATAGCAGGTCTTCTAAGTGCAGGATTTAATTATTCAACTTTTTTAGGATTATCCCATGGTCAAGCTGGATATGGTGGTACAATAATGACATCTTTAACTCCAATTTTTACTTATTTTTTATCAATATTATTTTTAAAAACAAAAATAAGTCTTAATCAAGCAATAGCACTTAGTTTGGGTATATTTGCAACAATAATATTATTAAAAATTCCAAGTGTAGGAATAGGATTTTTGAATTATAACACAGGTTTTTTTGTTTTAAGTGCTTTTTGTTGGGCCTTAATGACTATATTATCTAAAAAAAGTTCAAGTAGAACTGATCCTTTATTTTATACTTTGGTTATTTTTTTTATTACAACAATAGTAAACTATTTTATAGCTTTACCTTATCATCCTTTTAACATCTTCAGTTATGATGAAACATTTTGGTGGAGTATTGCTTATGTTGGTTTATTTTCGGGCACTTTTAGTACAACACTATTTTTTATTGCCATTGGTAAAATAGGTGCAGATAAAACTGCTGCTTTTATGTTTATTATTCCTGCTGTTGCAATGATTGCCAGTAATATTGTTTATCATGAAAAAATTCTATTTTCTACAGTATTAGGATGTATTTTATCTTTAGTTGCAGTTGTACTTTATAATAGAAAAGAAAAAATTAAATTAGGAGTTAAAAAATGAAAAAAGTATTAATATTAAATGGACATCAATTTTATAAAAATGTGGCAGAAGGAAATCTAACAAACAGTTTTATAAATAAAGCAAATGAATTTTTTACTAAAAATGGTTTTGAAGTAAAACAAACACATATTGAAAAAGGTTATGAAAAAGAAGAAGAGATAGAAAAGTTTGAATGGGCTGATTATATTTTATTTCAATATCCAGTTTATTGGATGGGGCTTCCTTGGATAGCAAAAAAATATATAGATGAGACATTTACACAAGGACGACACTTTGCAAGTGATGGAAGAAGTAGAGATGATGCTTCTAAGTTATATGGAAGTGGAGGATTACTAACAGGTAAAAAATATATGTTATCTTTAACTTATAATTGTCCTGAGTCTGCTTTTAATAATAAAAATAGCCTATTTGATGGAATGTCTTTAGACCAAGCTCATATTGCAGTTCATAAAACTTTTCAATTTTGTGGACTAGATGCCCTTGAAACATATGCAGTACATGACATTTTCAAAGGTGATTTAAACTTAGATGCAGAATTAGAAAAATTTGAAAAAATTTTAACTAAAAACTTTTTATAAAATATTGGAGTAGTTATGAATGAAATTATAAAACAATTAGGTAGTAGAAAATCAATAAGACAATTTACAGGTGAAATTGTAAGCCAAGAAGATCTTGAACTTATTATAAAAACAGCACAAAGATGTCCAACTTCTATAAATGGGCAACAAATATCTTTAGTATATACAAGAGATAAAGATAAAATAAAACAAATAGCAGAATTTTGTGGTGGACAACAACAAGTGGCAACAGCTGATGTATTTATTTTTGTATGTGTTGACTTTAATAGAACTATTTTTGCAGTTGAGCAAACTGGAGAAGAACATCAAATTGATAAATCAGCTGAGGGTGTACTTGTAGGTGCTGTTGATGCTGGAATTATGTTAAATGCAATACAAATAAGTGCAGAATCATTAGGATACGGTACAACTGCAATTGGTGCTGTAAGAAATGAACCAGCTGCTATAATTGAGTTATTAGGACTTCCACCAAAAACATTTCCAATCGTAGGAACTACTATTGGAGTACCTACAAAAGAAGCCAAAAATGCTCCTTTGAAACCTAGAATTCCAATTGAAAGTTTTGCTTTTGAAGATAAATATGATGATAAAAAAGTAAAAGACGGTGTTTTATTATATGAAAAACAGATGAAAAAATTCAGAGTTGATAATAATATGAACTATTTACAATCATATTGTGAGCAAACTGCAGGTTATTATAAAAATATCTATTTTAGAAAAATTGAAGAAAACTATACAAAACAAGGTTTTGTATTTAAAGATTAAAAAGGAAATATAATGGAAGCAAATACAATGAAGGCAATTAGACAACATGAATTTGGTGGGCCTGAAGTATTACATTATGAAGATGCACCTATCCCTGAACTTAAATCAGGTGAAGTTCTTGTTCATGTTCATGCAGTTGGTATCAACCCACCTGATTTGTATTTACGGGATGGATATAAGATGCTTCCGCCTGAATGGCAACCAAAAGTGTCTTTCCCTATTATTCTTGGGACGGATATTTCAGGCGTTGTTAAAGCGGTTGCTGATGATGTGAGAAACTTTACAGTTGGTGATGAAGTTTATGCTATGGTTCGTTTTCCTGAAGGACTTGCTGGTGATAGTAGAGCCTATGCAGAATATGTTAACGTTCCCGCATCAGAACTTGCAATCAAACCAAATAATATCAGTCATGTGCATGCTGCTGGTGCTCCTATGTCACTACTAACAGCATGGCAGTTCATGATTGAACTTGGACATAATCATCCTAATCCACTTCAAGCAAATAAGCATGAACCTGTTCAATTAGAGGGGAAAACAGTTCTTATAAATGGTGCAGCCGGTGGTGTAGGACATTTTGCAGTACAATTAGCTAAATGGAAAGGTGCACGAGTAATTGCAGTAGCATCTGGTAAGCATGAGGCATTATTATATGATCTTGGTGCGGATGAATTTATTGATTATACAAAAACAACTCCAGAAGATGTTATCCGTGATATTGATCTTGTTATTGACACCATTGGTGGAGAAAAAACTGGTCGTTTCTTACGTACACTTAAACAAGGTGGTTCTTTATTCCCAATCTTTCCTTTAGGCTTCTCAGGTACAGAAGAAGCAGAGAAATTAGGTGTTAAAATCTCATCAGTTCAAGTACGATCAAGTGGAATACAGCTCACAAAATTAAGAGACTTACTTGATGATGGAACGATTCGTGTTGTGATTGATAGTACTTACCCTCTTTTTGATGCTAAGAAGGCACATGAACGAGTAACTCTTGGACATATTCAAGGTAAGATTGTTCTTACTGTCTCATGATATAACAAAAAATATACAAAGTTTAAAAACTGAAAAAAGGAAATATTATGAAAAATATAGTAATTGTAGCTAATGTTAAAGTAAAAGATGAATTTAAAGATGAAGTTTACAATGAACTTTTAAAATTACACAAAGCAACTCATAAACATGATGAGGGGTGTATTCAATATGACTTACACAAAAACTTAGAAGATGAAAATAGTTTTACTTTTGTAGAAACTTGGCAAAATGCAAAACTATTGGATGAGCATATGAAAAAAGAACATTTTTTAAAATTTGCCCAGTTTGTAGATGGTAAATTAGAAAGTATGGATATACAAAAATTAGAAAAAGTAGAAGCTTAATATGATTATTGTAATTGTAAAAGCAAAAATAAAAAATAATAAACATGAAGAGTTAAGAAAAATAGCAAATATTTTGCAGTATGAATATGCAGTAAATGAAAATGGCTGTGAACAATATGAGTCATTTATTGATGGTGATACTTTTATTACCATTGAAAGATGGAGTTCTCAAGAATCACTTGATTTACACCTTGAAGCCGAGCATCTAAAAGTGTATGTACCTAAGTTAAGAGAGTGTGTTGTTGATGAAACATTTGATGTGCAATTTATAAAAAGTGATGATGTTTCTTTCGTAAAAATATAAAATATTTAAAGGAAATTTATGAGTTTACTATTTACAGAAGGACAAATAGGAAATTTGAAATTAAAAAATAGAATAGTTATGCCTCCTATGTGTATGTATTCAAGTGATAATAGTGGTGAATTAAAAACTTTTCATAAAGGGCATTATTTAGCAAGAGCCATTGGTGGTATTGGTCTTATTATTTTTGAAGCAACAGCAATTGAGCCAAGAGGAAGAATCTCTTCAAATGATTTAGGTCTTTGGGATGATTCTTTAATTGAAGCACATAAAATATTAAATGAACAAATTCATTCATTTGGAGCAAAAACAGCTATCCAACTTGCCCATGCAGGTAGAAAGTGTAATGTTGAAGATGAAACTCCTATTGCACCAAGTGCAATTGCCTTTAGTGATAATAAACCTTTTAAAATGCCAAAAGCTGCAACATTAGAAGATATAAAAAATATAAAAGAGTTATTTGTAAATGCAGCACTTAGAGCAAAAGAAGCTGATTATGATGCAATTGAACTTCATGGTGCACATGGATATTTTTTGTGTGAATTTTTATCACCATTAAGCAATTTAAGAGATGATATCTATGGTGGAAGTTTAGAAAATAGATGTAGATTACTTTTAGAAGCAGCAAAAGAGATTAAAGAAAAAGTTGATTTGCCTTTGATTGTAAGAATTAGTGCTGATGAATGGATGAATGAAGGTTGGAATATAGAAGACTCAATTTATTTATCAAAAGAGCTTGAAAAAGTAGGAGTTGATTCCATACATGTTTCATCTGGTGGAAATCAAGAAAAACCAAATAAACCAATAGAATTAAAACCTATGTATCAAGCTGATTTTGCAAAAGAGATAAAAGAAGAGGTAAATATTCCTGTAATTGCTGTTGGACTAATTACAACAGCACAAGAAGGTGAAAAACTTTTAGAAGAAAAGTATTGTGATTTTGTTGCATATGGAAGAGAATTATTACGTTCTCCTAATTTTGCATTTCTTGCAGCAAATGAATTTAACAAAAAAGAGTTAATAAACTCTTCATATATGAGGGCATTTTAGTGAATAAAGAAGAAAATAAAACCAAATATTTTGTTGGTATGTTAATAGCTATGTTACTTTGGGGAGTTGCATGGACTTCTGGAAAAGCAGCAGTCGAACACTCAAATATACAAGTAGCTTCATTTTGGAGATACACAATTTCTTTTATAGGAATGATACCAGTTATGATTTATATGAAAAGAACTTTGAAAACTGACTTTTTAGGATATTTTTATATGATTTTAGCTGGATTATTAAGTGCAGCTTTTAGTTACTTGTTTTTTGCAGGTCTTGCACATGGAGAAGCTGGATATGGAGGAACTATGGTTACATCATTGGTTCCTTTACTTACATATTTTTTATCTATTTTGCTTTTTGGTACAAGAGTATCAGCAAAACAAGTATTTGCTTTAGGTATTGGTGTATTTGGAGCTATTATTTTGCTTCGTATTCCAATGGAGGGATTAGGCTTTTTAAATCTTGATAGTATATATTTTTTAGTTTGCGCTATTGTTTGGTCTTTTGTTACAGTTCTAACACAAAAGGCTTCAAAAAGAGTTGACCCTATGTTTTACACTTTAGTAATCTTTGGCGTAACTGCTTTTACAAATATGATTATTGCCTTACCACATCATCCTTTTGAAATAGGATTATATGATTCAGTATTTTGGTTAAATATTTTATTTGTAGGATTATTTTCTGGAACTTTTGCAATGGCAATATTTTTTGCAAGTGCTAGTAGAATTGGTGCACATAATACGGGTGTATTTATGTTTATAGTTCCAGTTGGTGCAATAGTATCAAGTTATTTTGCCTATGATGAAAAAATAGCATCTTCTACAATAATAGGTTGTTTATTATCACTGACAGCTGTTATATTATTCAACAAAAAAAGTAAACTAGAAAAACTGAAACTAAAAGAAGCAAAATTAGGAATAGAATGAGCAACTTGATTAAAAATGTTTATATAATACATGGATATGGAGCATCAGCAGAACATCACTGGTTTCCTTGGTTAAAAAAAGAATTAGAAAAAAAAGATACTAATGTAGTAATTTTAAACTTACCAGCTCCTAATTCTCCAAATTCAAATGAATGGAGTAATGCTTTAAAAGAACAAATTAAAATAATTGATAAAAATTCATATTTTATCGCTCATAGTTTAGGTTGTATTTCTCTTCTTAAATTTTTGGAAGCTTTACCAAATAGTACAAAAATAGGTGGATATATTCTTGTATCAGGATTTAATGCACCATTATTCATTTTAAAAGAATTAGATGCCTTTTTAAAACCTACAATTGATTATGAAAAATTGAAAAATATAAGTTCAAATAGAGTTGTTATTAGTTCAAAAGATGATTCAATTGTACCATTTAATTTAAGTAATAATTTATCAAATTCCCTAGATGCAAAATTATTAGTAGAAGAAAAAGGAGGGCATTTTTTAGAAACTGATGGTTTTGAAGAGTTCCCTTTAGTTCTGAATGAATTTAATAAGTTTTTAAATGAATAGAAAAAATAGTTAAAATAAAAAGGATAAATATGCAATTTTCATATATTAACCCAACTCAAATTGAGTTTGGACAAGGAAAAATATCAAAAATTAGTGAATT
This portion of the Arcobacter nitrofigilis DSM 7299 genome encodes:
- a CDS encoding winged helix-turn-helix transcriptional regulator; this translates as MYYINDKEYKCSVSVTLDIFNDRWKLGIIWHLLDGDMRFKDLHETVCEITQKTLTIKLKELEEKKIIHREVYAEVPPKVVYSLTECGKRLKPVLEEMYKWGISYVEECGKVTSDDQCKTSLCK
- a CDS encoding putative quinol monooxygenase encodes the protein MIIVIVKAKIKNNKHEELRKIANILQYEYAVNENGCEQYESFIDGDTFITIERWSSQESLDLHLEAEHLKVYVPKLRECVVDETFDVQFIKSDDVSFVKI
- a CDS encoding RBBP9/YdeN family alpha/beta hydrolase; protein product: MSNLIKNVYIIHGYGASAEHHWFPWLKKELEKKDTNVVILNLPAPNSPNSNEWSNALKEQIKIIDKNSYFIAHSLGCISLLKFLEALPNSTKIGGYILVSGFNAPLFILKELDAFLKPTIDYEKLKNISSNRVVISSKDDSIVPFNLSNNLSNSLDAKLLVEEKGGHFLETDGFEEFPLVLNEFNKFLNE
- a CDS encoding DUF3095 domain-containing protein, translating into MSTNTFYREIKEIKDFSFIMNNDNYHKVPDDWFVLVSDIVDSTKSIEEGMYKKVNFVAALTIIGILNIDKSLEFPYIFGGDGASLIIPPTLVDKAKVVLLQTAQKAKEAFDLDLRVGIISIKEIKKRGSFIEVTKFKVTKDFTQAIVRGNGLELAEYLLKNEYKTFKIEENFTFNYTADFVGLECRWEDIKSPKDETSSLLIKSTNPEKSNEIYQNTLNKIDEIAGSYVQRNPIKEINQLVISFNPMVLNAEASVFASNIFSRFFLILQLLIENLLGVLLMKYSKGQWSDYKNRVIRTTDTEKFDDMLRMVISTDKMQTKKLEEYLEQEFQNGNLVYGIHKSDSALMTCLIFERHGKHIHFVDSSNGGYALAAKELKARLKSKE
- a CDS encoding DMT family transporter, producing the protein MNIHKVSTFSNENSGENLINDLTTIEIGKEENNSKYYIALFVAMVSWGIAWTASKSATIHSNPEIAAFWRYAISLVSIIPIMLYMKISLKTDKVGIFYMIIAGLLSAGFNYSTFLGLSHGQAGYGGTIMTSLTPIFTYFLSILFLKTKISLNQAIALSLGIFATIILLKIPSVGIGFLNYNTGFFVLSAFCWALMTILSKKSSSRTDPLFYTLVIFFITTIVNYFIALPYHPFNIFSYDETFWWSIAYVGLFSGTFSTTLFFIAIGKIGADKTAAFMFIIPAVAMIASNIVYHEKILFSTVLGCILSLVAVVLYNRKEKIKLGVKK
- a CDS encoding NADP-dependent oxidoreductase, with the translated sequence MEANTMKAIRQHEFGGPEVLHYEDAPIPELKSGEVLVHVHAVGINPPDLYLRDGYKMLPPEWQPKVSFPIILGTDISGVVKAVADDVRNFTVGDEVYAMVRFPEGLAGDSRAYAEYVNVPASELAIKPNNISHVHAAGAPMSLLTAWQFMIELGHNHPNPLQANKHEPVQLEGKTVLINGAAGGVGHFAVQLAKWKGARVIAVASGKHEALLYDLGADEFIDYTKTTPEDVIRDIDLVIDTIGGEKTGRFLRTLKQGGSLFPIFPLGFSGTEEAEKLGVKISSVQVRSSGIQLTKLRDLLDDGTIRVVIDSTYPLFDAKKAHERVTLGHIQGKIVLTVS
- a CDS encoding MOSC domain-containing protein yields the protein MNKIISKILSLKIGKGKELKNKEKVIQSAINKTTVEEAYLTNIGFKGDDQVHKEYHGGPNKAVLFYSSLTYDKVNEVLNINLDYKDISPLGENLLVSDITEDDICVGDILKLGEAVIQVTQPREPCNVLNINTKTKEMLKTVIKYGYTGWYAKVLEEGIVKQTDSVELVERIYPNLTIKKLNEAKANPKENLDFIQEAVSCEVLGAPFKKALEKHLG
- a CDS encoding putative quinol monooxygenase → MKNIVIVANVKVKDEFKDEVYNELLKLHKATHKHDEGCIQYDLHKNLEDENSFTFVETWQNAKLLDEHMKKEHFLKFAQFVDGKLESMDIQKLEKVEA
- a CDS encoding NAD(P)H-dependent oxidoreductase — protein: MKKVLILNGHQFYKNVAEGNLTNSFINKANEFFTKNGFEVKQTHIEKGYEKEEEIEKFEWADYILFQYPVYWMGLPWIAKKYIDETFTQGRHFASDGRSRDDASKLYGSGGLLTGKKYMLSLTYNCPESAFNNKNSLFDGMSLDQAHIAVHKTFQFCGLDALETYAVHDIFKGDLNLDAELEKFEKILTKNFL
- a CDS encoding nitroreductase family protein; translated protein: MNEIIKQLGSRKSIRQFTGEIVSQEDLELIIKTAQRCPTSINGQQISLVYTRDKDKIKQIAEFCGGQQQVATADVFIFVCVDFNRTIFAVEQTGEEHQIDKSAEGVLVGAVDAGIMLNAIQISAESLGYGTTAIGAVRNEPAAIIELLGLPPKTFPIVGTTIGVPTKEAKNAPLKPRIPIESFAFEDKYDDKKVKDGVLLYEKQMKKFRVDNNMNYLQSYCEQTAGYYKNIYFRKIEENYTKQGFVFKD
- a CDS encoding aspartate/glutamate racemase family protein, with the translated sequence MKTIGLLGGMSWESTALYYKQINEEIKNKLGSLHSAKIVIYSVDFDEIEKLQHRAEWDKTAEILSVAAQNIEKASADFLLICTNTMHKVAPQIQKNINIPIVHIADATAKVLQKDIIKKVGLLGTAFTMREDFYKNKISENFGIEVLVPNEEDIKIVHKIIYEELCLGIVREESKKEYLKIIDKLVSNGAEGIILGCTEICMLITSKDTDVKLYDTTKIHALEAVNLALN
- a CDS encoding DMT family transporter; the encoded protein is MNKEENKTKYFVGMLIAMLLWGVAWTSGKAAVEHSNIQVASFWRYTISFIGMIPVMIYMKRTLKTDFLGYFYMILAGLLSAAFSYLFFAGLAHGEAGYGGTMVTSLVPLLTYFLSILLFGTRVSAKQVFALGIGVFGAIILLRIPMEGLGFLNLDSIYFLVCAIVWSFVTVLTQKASKRVDPMFYTLVIFGVTAFTNMIIALPHHPFEIGLYDSVFWLNILFVGLFSGTFAMAIFFASASRIGAHNTGVFMFIVPVGAIVSSYFAYDEKIASSTIIGCLLSLTAVILFNKKSKLEKLKLKEAKLGIE
- a CDS encoding NADH:flavin oxidoreductase/NADH oxidase — its product is MSLLFTEGQIGNLKLKNRIVMPPMCMYSSDNSGELKTFHKGHYLARAIGGIGLIIFEATAIEPRGRISSNDLGLWDDSLIEAHKILNEQIHSFGAKTAIQLAHAGRKCNVEDETPIAPSAIAFSDNKPFKMPKAATLEDIKNIKELFVNAALRAKEADYDAIELHGAHGYFLCEFLSPLSNLRDDIYGGSLENRCRLLLEAAKEIKEKVDLPLIVRISADEWMNEGWNIEDSIYLSKELEKVGVDSIHVSSGGNQEKPNKPIELKPMYQADFAKEIKEEVNIPVIAVGLITTAQEGEKLLEEKYCDFVAYGRELLRSPNFAFLAANEFNKKELINSSYMRAF